A window of the Fundidesulfovibrio magnetotacticus genome harbors these coding sequences:
- a CDS encoding cytochrome c3 family protein: MVKRVSRSRWGRVCLLALTLTLAAALLAGLEVGEGRQAKAQSPQIVMSGTAIGGKPGQGPLSKAVFNHQKHEAAVSNCDSCHHTGSQEACSTCHTSQGSPDGGNVQLSQAMHSATSKFSCVGCHFQATKKANCAGCHQGIAPGPKDASCATCHKDPKAPAAQPAKLAQPDTVDIGSISKKYMPVSFNHSAHVDYLKAAAKGDLAKAFHSEAGTLCQGCHHNTPADMVPPKCGTCHGKANSADEPKRPGLMAAYHIQCIQCHKAMGVEPVAATDCKGCHAPKK; this comes from the coding sequence ATGGTGAAACGTGTTTCCAGGTCACGCTGGGGCAGAGTCTGTCTCCTGGCCCTGACGCTTACGCTGGCAGCGGCCCTTTTGGCCGGGCTGGAAGTGGGCGAGGGCAGGCAGGCCAAGGCGCAATCGCCCCAGATCGTCATGAGCGGAACCGCCATCGGCGGGAAGCCCGGACAGGGTCCCCTGTCCAAGGCGGTGTTCAACCATCAAAAGCACGAGGCCGCGGTTTCCAACTGCGATTCCTGCCACCACACGGGCTCGCAGGAAGCCTGCTCCACGTGCCACACCAGCCAGGGCTCCCCGGACGGCGGCAACGTCCAGCTTTCCCAGGCCATGCACTCCGCCACCTCCAAGTTCTCCTGCGTGGGCTGCCACTTCCAGGCCACCAAGAAGGCCAACTGCGCCGGATGCCACCAGGGCATCGCGCCCGGCCCCAAGGACGCCTCCTGCGCGACCTGCCACAAGGACCCCAAGGCCCCGGCCGCCCAGCCCGCCAAGCTGGCCCAGCCCGACACCGTGGACATCGGCTCCATCTCCAAGAAGTACATGCCCGTGTCCTTCAACCACTCCGCCCATGTGGACTACCTGAAGGCCGCCGCCAAGGGCGACCTGGCCAAGGCCTTCCACTCCGAGGCCGGAACCCTCTGCCAGGGCTGCCACCACAACACCCCGGCCGACATGGTTCCCCCCAAGTGCGGCACCTGTCACGGCAAGGCCAATTCGGCCGACGAGCCCAAACGTCCCGGCCTGATGGCCGCCTACCACATCCAGTGCATCCAGTGTCACAAGGCCATGGGCGTGGAGCCCGTCGCCGCCACGGACTGCAAGGGATGTCACGCGCCCAAGAAATAA